The following are from one region of the Candidatus Hydrogenedentota bacterium genome:
- a CDS encoding extracellular solute-binding protein produces the protein MERPGGQARRSRLFFAVAMLLFCLPLRVFAAAPPPEPVTIELWGLTESRVLKGVYDAIHEFERLHPHIRVRVGTPGGQGDLDPQKLLTAVVARTPPDVLWFSRHALGMWATRGAFRPLDDLMERDGISLEDYYPGMRGACMWEGKTYAYAWNVDGRVLFCNMAMLREAGYDRPPRTWAELRDMGAAMTRYDTGRGRYERLGFAPNFGNAWLYIYAWQNGAEWFSPDGRTARVNDPRVAGALEWMVETYDAVGGADKVQSFQGSAQIEGIGDPFLSGRIAMQINGNYYLDYIARNKPDLDFEVSMPPMPEEGMPPVSWSGGFAWVIPKDSRHPEEAWEFAKFMNSLEAWMIVAEGQRRLTESERGGDAFCIPMYSANRAVNEAVMEWVNMDLPENFIRANRVCLDVLPHCQHPPVSVACTELWDAQVTAMLDAIFHIRSPKAALDLQQRRVQAALDRYFLPPTGPVVPARTLARAVAAFNLLVLAGALGFMLRRLRPMRGMARRRALEGMAYVSPWAVGFFLFVLGPMAFSAVIAFSRYDVIHAPEFTGLANWTRMFGFHATDEGMRANDPLFWRGLWNTFYIVAFGVPLTLAASLGVALLLNSRVRGIRAYRVLFYVPVMVPAVVSSLIWIWMLNPETGFFNYGLNLFLRPFGLTAPGWFSRPEWAKPGLILLLVWGCGGTAIIWLAGLQSLPRQVYEAAIIDGAGPFQRFTRITLPLLTPYALFLWIMGTIGALQIFTQAYIIGTGAPGDSLLFYALYLFHRAFRYFEMGYASAMAWVLFLITVAVCLWQLRVSRRWVHYEQE, from the coding sequence ATGGAAAGACCGGGGGGACAGGCACGGCGTTCCCGCCTGTTTTTCGCCGTTGCAATGCTGCTTTTCTGCCTTCCCCTGCGCGTCTTTGCAGCGGCGCCTCCACCGGAGCCGGTGACCATCGAGCTGTGGGGCCTCACGGAGTCGCGGGTACTGAAGGGGGTCTACGACGCCATCCACGAATTTGAGCGGCTGCACCCGCACATCCGGGTGCGGGTGGGCACGCCGGGCGGGCAGGGCGACCTGGACCCGCAGAAACTGCTGACGGCGGTGGTGGCGCGGACGCCGCCGGACGTGTTGTGGTTCAGCCGCCACGCCCTGGGGATGTGGGCCACGCGGGGGGCCTTCCGCCCGTTGGACGACCTGATGGAACGGGACGGGATATCCCTGGAGGACTATTACCCCGGCATGCGCGGGGCGTGCATGTGGGAGGGGAAGACCTACGCCTATGCCTGGAACGTGGACGGACGGGTGCTCTTCTGCAACATGGCGATGCTGCGGGAGGCCGGCTATGACCGGCCCCCGCGCACCTGGGCGGAGCTGCGGGACATGGGCGCGGCCATGACGCGGTACGACACGGGGCGGGGCCGCTATGAGCGGCTGGGCTTCGCGCCGAATTTCGGGAACGCCTGGCTTTACATCTACGCCTGGCAGAACGGCGCGGAGTGGTTCAGCCCGGACGGGCGAACGGCGCGGGTGAACGACCCAAGGGTGGCGGGTGCCCTGGAGTGGATGGTGGAGACCTATGACGCGGTGGGGGGCGCGGACAAGGTGCAGTCGTTCCAGGGCTCGGCGCAGATCGAGGGCATCGGCGACCCCTTCCTCTCGGGACGCATCGCCATGCAGATCAACGGGAACTACTACCTCGACTACATCGCGCGGAACAAACCCGATCTGGACTTCGAGGTCTCCATGCCGCCCATGCCGGAGGAGGGCATGCCCCCCGTGTCCTGGTCGGGCGGCTTCGCCTGGGTCATCCCGAAAGACTCGCGGCACCCGGAGGAGGCGTGGGAGTTCGCCAAGTTCATGAACAGCCTGGAGGCGTGGATGATCGTGGCGGAGGGGCAGCGCCGCCTCACGGAGTCCGAGCGGGGCGGGGACGCCTTCTGCATCCCCATGTACAGCGCGAACCGGGCCGTCAACGAGGCGGTGATGGAATGGGTGAACATGGACCTGCCGGAGAACTTCATCCGGGCGAACCGGGTCTGCCTGGACGTGCTGCCCCACTGCCAGCATCCGCCCGTGTCTGTGGCCTGCACGGAGCTCTGGGACGCGCAGGTGACGGCCATGCTCGACGCGATTTTCCACATCCGCTCGCCGAAGGCGGCGCTGGACCTCCAGCAGCGGCGGGTGCAGGCGGCGCTGGACCGCTATTTCCTGCCGCCAACGGGGCCGGTGGTGCCCGCGCGGACCCTGGCCCGGGCCGTGGCGGCGTTCAACCTGCTGGTGCTGGCGGGGGCGCTGGGGTTCATGCTCCGGCGGCTGCGCCCCATGCGCGGCATGGCGCGGCGGCGCGCGCTGGAGGGCATGGCCTATGTGTCGCCGTGGGCCGTGGGTTTCTTCCTTTTCGTGCTGGGGCCGATGGCCTTCTCCGCCGTCATCGCCTTCAGCCGCTATGATGTCATCCATGCGCCGGAGTTCACGGGTCTGGCGAACTGGACGCGCATGTTCGGGTTCCACGCCACGGATGAGGGGATGCGCGCGAACGACCCGCTGTTCTGGCGGGGCCTGTGGAACACCTTCTACATCGTCGCCTTTGGCGTGCCCCTGACCCTGGCGGCCAGCCTGGGCGTGGCGCTGCTGTTGAACAGCCGGGTCCGGGGCATCCGCGCCTACCGGGTGCTTTTTTATGTGCCCGTGATGGTGCCCGCCGTGGTCTCCTCCCTCATTTGGATATGGATGCTGAACCCGGAGACGGGTTTCTTCAACTACGGGCTGAACCTGTTCCTGCGCCCCTTTGGGTTGACCGCGCCGGGCTGGTTCAGCCGCCCGGAATGGGCGAAACCGGGGCTGATCCTGCTGCTGGTGTGGGGCTGCGGCGGCACCGCCATCATCTGGCTGGCGGGGCTTCAGTCGCTGCCGCGCCAGGTCTACGAGGCGGCCATCATAGACGGCGCGGGGCCGTTCCAGCGCTTCACCCGCATCACCCTGCCGCTGCTCACCCCCTATGCGCTCTTCCTGTGGATCATGGGGACCATCGGCGCGCTCCAAATCTTCACGCAGGCCTACATCATCGGCACCGGCGCGCCGGGGGACTCGCTCCTCTTCTATGCCCTGTACCTGTTCCACCGGGCCTTCCGCTATTTCGAGATGGGTTACGCCTCGGCCATGGCCTGGGTGCTGTTCCTGATCACCGTCGCGGTGTGCCTGTGGCAGTTGCGCGTGTCGCGGAGGTGGGTGCACTATGAGCAGGAGTGA